One part of the Desulfovibrio sp. TomC genome encodes these proteins:
- a CDS encoding acyltransferase family protein yields the protein MQRRVTQIESIRVLAMFGIFFYHLWTVLPDGGAQNPFGPILGDIMSQGYLGVVVFNAITGFVLTLPHANPGGKPPLAYFDFFRRRFGRITPQYYLSLALWSVVALIAGAMPLAALGACVAEKLFFVQTFDPARFFCLEPALWWMGLLAQFYLTFPLLLRLFTKYGPARTTIGCLASGWGLWIVLSLLAKVSTTAALFDYMLYFNLPYRLPEFALGMAFALVWKARAAALRDGDPETGIPTSWLVGFLAATYLALPLAIVFKAHLPAILAHILLTIVCLGLAGSLFSWPAMARLGAKPVVSLAAATSYSFYLLHQPILGYGANLLKSLPPFAAMCLLAVVSLPVSYTLSRWQDRIVAKFEARGK from the coding sequence ATGCAGCGCCGCGTCACCCAGATCGAGAGCATCCGGGTCCTGGCCATGTTCGGCATTTTTTTCTACCATCTCTGGACCGTGCTGCCCGACGGCGGCGCGCAAAACCCCTTTGGTCCCATTCTTGGCGACATCATGAGCCAGGGCTACCTCGGCGTGGTGGTCTTTAACGCCATCACCGGCTTCGTGCTCACCTTGCCCCACGCCAATCCCGGCGGCAAGCCGCCCCTGGCCTACTTTGACTTTTTCCGCCGCCGCTTCGGCCGCATCACCCCGCAATACTACCTCTCCCTGGCCCTGTGGAGCGTCGTGGCGCTGATCGCCGGGGCCATGCCCCTGGCCGCCCTGGGAGCCTGCGTGGCCGAAAAGCTCTTTTTCGTGCAAACCTTCGATCCGGCGCGCTTTTTCTGCCTCGAACCGGCCCTGTGGTGGATGGGACTCCTGGCCCAGTTCTACCTGACCTTCCCGCTGCTCCTGCGCCTTTTTACCAAGTACGGCCCGGCCCGGACCACCATTGGCTGCCTCGCCAGCGGCTGGGGCCTGTGGATCGTCCTGTCGCTTTTGGCCAAAGTCAGCACCACCGCCGCCCTGTTCGACTACATGCTCTACTTCAATCTGCCCTACCGGCTGCCCGAATTCGCCCTGGGCATGGCTTTTGCCCTGGTCTGGAAAGCCCGCGCCGCCGCACTCAGGGATGGCGACCCCGAAACCGGCATCCCGACCTCCTGGCTGGTCGGCTTCCTGGCCGCAACCTACCTCGCCCTGCCCCTGGCCATCGTCTTCAAGGCCCACCTGCCGGCCATCCTGGCCCATATTCTCCTCACCATCGTCTGCCTGGGACTGGCCGGTTCGCTCTTCTCCTGGCCGGCCATGGCCCGACTCGGGGCCAAACCCGTCGTCTCCCTGGCCGCTGCCACCTCGTACAGTTTCTACCTGCTCCACCAGCCCATCCTCGGCTACGGCGCAAACCTGCTCAAGAGCTTGCCCCCCTTTGCCGCCATGTGCCTGCTCGCCGTGGTCAGTCTGCCCGTCTCCTACACCCTGTCCCGCTGGCAGGACCGCATCGTGGCGAAATTCGAAGCGCGGGGGAAATAG
- a CDS encoding MBL fold metallo-hydrolase produces MRVTFVGVGEAFDECLPNTSLFVAGMTGESRRTVLLDCGFTAAAAFFGCPSLSDADRRDGPDAVWLSHFHGDHYFGLPYLLARMQEQGRAQPLCIHGGEGVANRVWQVVELAYPNLRDRLDFEVVCLEARPDAPLVIAGFSARAAVTGHGALCLGLRLETQFGILYYGGDGAPTPACRELASGCALVVQEGYGMLPGMAGHGSVAEAVEMAEAAWANTLAVVHVRRELRRERGAEIARQLAAASIRALLPEPGEVFEA; encoded by the coding sequence ATGCGGGTGACGTTTGTGGGCGTTGGCGAGGCATTTGACGAGTGTTTGCCCAATACGAGTCTGTTTGTGGCCGGCATGACCGGCGAGTCGCGGCGAACGGTGCTTTTGGACTGCGGCTTCACGGCGGCGGCCGCCTTTTTCGGTTGTCCCAGCCTGTCTGATGCCGACCGCCGCGACGGCCCGGACGCGGTCTGGCTTTCCCATTTTCATGGCGACCACTATTTCGGTCTGCCCTATCTGCTGGCCCGGATGCAGGAGCAGGGGCGGGCGCAGCCGCTTTGCATCCATGGCGGCGAGGGCGTGGCGAACCGGGTGTGGCAGGTTGTCGAGCTAGCCTATCCGAATCTGCGGGACAGGCTGGATTTCGAGGTGGTGTGTCTTGAGGCCCGACCGGATGCGCCGTTGGTGATTGCCGGATTTTCGGCCCGGGCGGCTGTGACCGGGCATGGTGCGCTCTGCCTGGGGCTGCGCTTGGAGACGCAGTTCGGGATTCTGTATTACGGCGGCGACGGCGCGCCGACGCCGGCCTGCCGGGAACTGGCCTCGGGCTGCGCCCTGGTGGTCCAGGAAGGGTATGGGATGTTGCCGGGCATGGCCGGGCATGGCTCGGTGGCTGAGGCGGTGGAGATGGCCGAGGCGGCCTGGGCCAACACCCTGGCCGTGGTCCATGTGCGTCGGGAGCTTCGCCGGGAGCGAGGGGCGGAGATCGCCCGGCAGTTGGCGGCGGCGTCGATCCGGGCCTTGCTCCCGGAGCCGGGCGAGGTGTTTGAGGCCTGA